Proteins from a single region of Methanoculleus taiwanensis:
- the gatE gene encoding Glu-tRNA(Gln) amidotransferase subunit GatE: MEYDYAALGLKAGIEIHQQLNTAEKLFCRCPTLLRETAEHTGEFFRYLRATESELGEIDRAAKEEMKLVRKFCYYTYDTVCLVEHDEEPPAPLNREALGVALTIAKMLGMTPIDQVHTMRKLVIDGSNTSGFQRTALVALNGTLPGGCRIETICLEEEACQRVEGDAFSLDRLGIPLVEITTAPCMHTPEDVRTVARHIGMVLRSTGKVKRGLGTIRQDVNVSIRDGARVEIKGVQELDLIAEVVRREVGRQVELLAIRDELRARGASVDTTVTDVTGLFAETKSAILKKAKAILAVRLPGFAGLVGREIQPGRRLGSEMADYAKKCGVGGIFHTDELPAYGVTAEEVARLREHLRAAEQDAVVLVAASRKQAGCAAEQVMIRARIALDGIPEETRKMLEGGSTAYMRPLPGAARMYPETDVFPVTIGSDLWEGIELPELLTSRAERFSRDLGLDDALARQMAFSERLPLFERTVAEGVRPTLAARTLLGTLRELARDGVPVGHLPDDEVVLLLQAVESGRTAKEAIPDLLSELARTAGEQPRKSPEERIAAAIESVAPTVTAGDLDAIVGRVVEEREEFVRQRGMGALGPLMGVVMKEVRGSVDGQLVSRALKREIERRLS, from the coding sequence ATGGAGTACGACTACGCCGCTCTCGGCCTGAAAGCCGGGATCGAGATTCACCAGCAGCTCAATACGGCCGAGAAACTCTTCTGCCGGTGCCCGACCCTCCTCCGCGAGACCGCTGAACATACGGGGGAGTTCTTCCGCTACCTGCGGGCGACGGAGAGCGAGCTCGGTGAGATCGACCGGGCCGCAAAGGAGGAGATGAAGCTTGTCCGGAAGTTCTGCTACTATACCTACGATACGGTCTGCCTCGTCGAGCACGACGAGGAGCCGCCGGCGCCGCTGAACAGGGAGGCGCTCGGGGTAGCGCTTACCATAGCAAAGATGCTCGGGATGACGCCGATCGACCAGGTGCACACGATGCGAAAACTCGTCATCGACGGTTCCAACACGAGCGGATTCCAGCGGACGGCGCTCGTGGCCTTAAACGGCACCCTCCCCGGCGGCTGCCGGATCGAGACGATCTGCCTTGAGGAGGAGGCCTGCCAGCGGGTTGAAGGGGACGCCTTCTCGCTCGACCGGCTCGGGATCCCGCTCGTCGAGATAACCACGGCGCCCTGCATGCATACCCCCGAGGACGTCCGGACGGTCGCCCGGCATATTGGTATGGTGCTCCGTTCGACCGGGAAGGTGAAACGGGGTCTTGGCACCATCCGGCAGGATGTCAACGTCTCCATCCGCGACGGTGCCCGGGTGGAGATCAAAGGCGTGCAGGAACTCGACCTCATCGCCGAGGTTGTCAGGCGCGAGGTCGGGCGGCAGGTGGAACTCCTCGCGATCAGGGACGAACTCCGGGCTCGCGGAGCCTCGGTCGATACGACGGTCACCGACGTGACCGGTCTCTTCGCGGAGACGAAGTCCGCCATCCTGAAGAAGGCAAAGGCGATCCTCGCCGTCCGCCTCCCGGGCTTTGCCGGCCTCGTGGGGCGTGAGATCCAGCCCGGCCGGAGACTCGGGAGCGAGATGGCCGACTACGCAAAGAAGTGCGGCGTCGGCGGGATCTTCCACACCGACGAGCTTCCTGCCTACGGGGTGACGGCCGAAGAGGTCGCCCGTCTCCGCGAGCACCTCCGTGCGGCCGAACAGGATGCCGTCGTCCTCGTAGCGGCGAGCCGGAAGCAGGCAGGCTGTGCCGCGGAGCAGGTCATGATCCGCGCCCGGATTGCGCTCGACGGAATCCCCGAGGAGACGAGGAAGATGCTCGAAGGCGGGAGCACCGCTTACATGCGGCCGCTTCCCGGCGCAGCCAGGATGTACCCCGAGACCGATGTCTTCCCGGTCACTATCGGCAGTGACCTCTGGGAAGGAATCGAGCTTCCGGAGCTCCTTACCTCCCGGGCGGAGCGCTTCTCCCGTGACCTTGGCCTCGACGATGCGCTGGCACGGCAGATGGCTTTCTCGGAGAGGCTGCCGCTCTTCGAGCGCACTGTTGCCGAAGGGGTTCGCCCGACGCTGGCCGCCCGTACCCTGCTCGGGACGCTCCGCGAGCTCGCCCGCGACGGCGTTCCGGTCGGGCATCTCCCGGACGACGAGGTCGTCCTCCTTCTGCAGGCGGTAGAATCCGGCCGCACGGCAAAAGAGGCGATCCCCGACCTGCTCTCCGAGCTTGCCCGCACGGCGGGAGAACAGCCGCGAAAGAGTCCGGAGGAGCGGATCGCCGCAGCCATCGAGTCGGTCGCCCCCACAGTCACGGCAGGCGATCTGGACGCGATCGTCGGACGGGTCGTCGAAGAGCGCGAGGAGTTTGTCAGGCAGCGGGGTATGGGGGCTCTCGGCCCCCTCATGGGCGTGGTGATGAAGGAGGTTCGCGGCAGCGTCGACGGACAGCTCGTGAGTCGGGCGCTGAAACGGGAGATTGAGCGGCGGCTTTCCTGA
- a CDS encoding fumarate hydratase produces MNNPADSSLLDALTRATCRALRQAEIELPPDVLETLERAAAAEENAVAARELSTILENIAIARERNVPICQDTGVPVIYLTLPPDVPLTPALYEAVREGVRRATSVVPLRPNVVDPLTRSNTGDNTGAGMPAIHISPGDRFEVTVLPKGAGSENASRIGMLLPSQAADIPRFVVESVLIAGGKPCPPIVVGVGIGGTFDMAAALAKEALLEPINVMDDYETGICETINRLGIGPMGLGGATTALAVKVKRADCHTASLPVAVNIQCWACRRATVPVEVDR; encoded by the coding sequence ATGAACAATCCGGCGGACTCCTCACTTCTGGACGCACTCACCCGTGCAACATGCCGGGCTCTCAGACAGGCGGAGATCGAGCTTCCTCCCGATGTTCTCGAGACGCTGGAGCGAGCAGCGGCAGCCGAAGAGAATGCCGTCGCCGCCCGGGAACTTTCGACCATCCTCGAGAATATCGCCATCGCCCGCGAGAGGAATGTCCCGATCTGTCAGGATACCGGGGTACCGGTGATCTATCTTACCCTCCCGCCCGACGTGCCGCTGACACCGGCCCTCTACGAAGCGGTGCGGGAAGGCGTTCGCCGTGCCACGAGCGTGGTCCCGCTCCGCCCGAACGTCGTCGACCCGCTGACGCGGTCGAACACGGGAGACAATACGGGAGCGGGGATGCCCGCGATCCATATCAGCCCGGGAGACCGTTTCGAGGTCACCGTCCTTCCGAAGGGTGCGGGCTCCGAGAACGCCTCCCGGATCGGGATGCTCCTTCCCTCGCAGGCGGCCGATATCCCGCGGTTCGTGGTTGAGAGCGTGCTCATCGCCGGCGGAAAACCCTGCCCGCCGATCGTCGTCGGTGTCGGGATAGGCGGGACGTTCGATATGGCGGCGGCACTCGCGAAAGAGGCGCTGCTCGAGCCTATCAACGTCATGGACGATTACGAGACCGGGATCTGCGAAACCATCAACCGGCTCGGGATAGGCCCGATGGGGCTCGGCGGTGCGACCACGGCGCTTGCGGTCAAGGTGAAGCGTGCCGACTGCCACACCGCCTCGCTGCCGGTCGCCGTAAATATCCAGTGCTGGGCGTGCCGGAGAGCGACCGTCCCGGTGGAGGTAGACCGATGA
- a CDS encoding ABC transporter substrate-binding protein, with amino-acid sequence MRKIVSILMAAAVLVALILVSGCTGTGGEQQQLTTLRIGYQPSTHQIAEMTAMEKGWWQEDLAPYGVTTATDTEFPTGAPEMQAMIADQIDIAYVGAAPAIVAMANSGLDAKIVAAVQTQGSDLVLRPEVAYTSPADLKGMKIATFPPGTIQDTLFRDWLLANNLTPDEDVTIVAMGPGDAMTAIAADQVDGVFLPHPAPAIIASNGNGRSVVASGEIQPNHACCVLVVSGKLIREQPELVEQIVKTHIRATEYNLANEDEAAVIYANKTGQDINVVKQSFEEWDGTWVSDPNLITDSVVSYTEIQHDLGYVNKPLTRDEIFDLSFYEKATA; translated from the coding sequence ATGAGAAAGATAGTTTCCATTCTTATGGCCGCCGCAGTCCTCGTAGCCCTGATCCTCGTCAGCGGATGCACCGGCACCGGCGGAGAGCAGCAGCAGCTTACCACCCTTCGCATCGGCTATCAGCCGAGCACCCACCAGATCGCCGAGATGACGGCGATGGAGAAGGGATGGTGGCAGGAAGATCTGGCTCCCTACGGCGTCACCACCGCAACCGACACCGAGTTCCCCACCGGTGCACCCGAGATGCAGGCGATGATCGCCGACCAGATTGATATTGCCTACGTCGGCGCCGCACCGGCTATCGTCGCCATGGCCAACAGCGGCCTTGATGCAAAGATCGTCGCGGCCGTGCAGACCCAGGGCTCGGACCTCGTCCTGCGTCCCGAGGTCGCATACACGAGCCCCGCAGACCTCAAAGGCATGAAGATAGCGACCTTCCCGCCCGGCACCATCCAGGACACCCTCTTCCGCGACTGGCTGCTTGCAAACAACCTCACTCCGGATGAGGACGTCACCATCGTGGCCATGGGACCCGGTGACGCGATGACCGCGATCGCCGCCGATCAGGTCGACGGCGTCTTCCTCCCGCACCCGGCGCCCGCGATCATCGCAAGCAACGGGAACGGCCGTTCGGTCGTCGCCTCCGGCGAGATACAGCCGAACCACGCCTGCTGCGTCCTCGTCGTCAGCGGCAAGCTGATCCGCGAGCAGCCCGAGCTCGTCGAGCAGATCGTAAAGACCCATATCAGAGCGACCGAGTACAACCTCGCGAACGAAGATGAGGCTGCCGTAATCTATGCGAACAAGACCGGACAGGACATCAACGTCGTGAAGCAGTCCTTCGAGGAGTGGGACGGCACCTGGGTCTCGGATCCGAACCTGATCACCGATTCGGTCGTCAGCTACACAGAGATTCAGCACGACCTCGGCTACGTCAACAAGCCGCTCACCAGGGACGAGATCTTCGACCTCTCATTCTACGAGAAAGCCACGGCCTAA
- a CDS encoding nitroreductase family protein, producing MNSSEFLRFLKGRSSVREYRAEPLDGEEIEYILSCARTAPSAGNREAWDVVVVTDEDMRLELSLAALEQPHVRDAPAVFVVCANYIRSMSQYGERGILYAVQDATIAATYMMLAAHATGLRSCWTGAFREEEVRELLELPQHVRPIALLTVGKGQPPQERTGRIALEEHVHREIW from the coding sequence ATGAACTCATCTGAATTCCTCCGCTTTCTGAAAGGCCGCTCGTCCGTCCGCGAGTACCGGGCAGAGCCTCTCGACGGGGAGGAGATCGAGTACATCCTTTCATGCGCCCGGACTGCACCGAGCGCCGGAAATCGCGAAGCCTGGGACGTCGTCGTCGTCACGGACGAGGACATGCGCCTCGAACTCTCGCTTGCCGCGCTTGAGCAGCCTCACGTCCGCGATGCGCCCGCCGTATTTGTCGTCTGTGCGAACTACATCCGGTCGATGTCCCAGTACGGCGAGCGGGGTATCCTGTATGCAGTGCAGGATGCAACCATCGCCGCCACCTACATGATGCTCGCGGCACATGCAACGGGCCTTCGCTCCTGCTGGACCGGGGCGTTCCGGGAAGAGGAGGTGCGCGAGCTTCTGGAGCTCCCGCAGCACGTCCGTCCGATCGCGCTTCTCACCGTCGGGAAGGGGCAGCCCCCGCAGGAGCGGACGGGAAGGATAGCACTCGAAGAACACGTACATAGAGAGATCTGGTAG
- a CDS encoding DUF555 domain-containing protein — protein MPDYTVTLESAWIIKDVKSLDDAVSIAISEAGKRLNPAAKFVEIEAGMIACPFCEGELNSALVVANTALVGLVLQIKVFRAESKEHAVRIAKSVVGKALREVPLKVQEVAEL, from the coding sequence ATGCCCGACTATACGGTAACACTTGAATCAGCGTGGATTATTAAGGATGTCAAATCCCTGGACGATGCAGTGAGCATTGCCATCAGCGAGGCCGGTAAGAGACTCAATCCGGCAGCAAAGTTTGTCGAGATCGAGGCCGGCATGATTGCCTGCCCCTTCTGTGAAGGAGAACTGAACAGTGCCCTTGTCGTCGCCAACACGGCGCTCGTCGGGCTCGTGCTGCAGATCAAGGTCTTCCGCGCCGAGTCGAAGGAGCACGCCGTCAGGATCGCAAAGTCGGTCGTCGGAAAGGCACTTCGCGAGGTTCCGCTGAAGGTGCAGGAGGTGGCGGAGCTGTGA
- the argH gene encoding argininosuccinate lyase, whose protein sequence is MQKDQIRQGRLAGDRSGAILHFLASMEADRWIAEADLLVDMAHLLMLRRREIIGDAPARALMAALLDLYEQGLPEAAFDERFEDVHAGKEAYLIERVGEEYGGRLHMGRSRNDEVATCIRIRLRDELLGTMQDILHLRLVLLEVAARHTETIMPGFTHLQYAQPTTLAHHLLAYEQAFSRDFDRLRGAFERVDASPLGSAAFASTGFPIDREYTACLLGFPKLATNTMDAVSARDFALEAMSDASICMTTASRLCEELIVWSTAFARFIQLDDPYCSSSSIMPQKKNPDTAEIMRAKAGSVAGELVAALTIVKGLPMSYNRDLQELTPHLWRAVEATRQSLPLLAGMIESAAFNVERMYDEAGGGFSTATELADTLVREFDLPFRTAHRIVGRAVRHGSLDLATLEAAAVEAAGLSLVERGLTEERVGAILDARHGVGVRNAPGGPSPEATAAAVLERKLTYGADAAWALAAETAIASAKENLVHEARRLIA, encoded by the coding sequence ATGCAGAAAGATCAGATTCGGCAGGGCAGACTCGCCGGTGACCGCTCGGGTGCGATACTGCACTTTCTTGCTTCCATGGAGGCTGACCGCTGGATCGCTGAAGCGGATCTCCTCGTGGACATGGCGCATCTCCTGATGCTCCGCCGCCGGGAGATCATCGGTGATGCGCCTGCACGGGCGCTGATGGCGGCGCTCCTCGACCTCTACGAGCAGGGTCTCCCCGAGGCCGCCTTCGACGAGCGGTTCGAGGACGTCCACGCCGGGAAGGAGGCCTATCTCATTGAGCGCGTGGGAGAGGAGTACGGCGGGCGTCTCCATATGGGACGCTCGCGGAACGACGAGGTGGCGACCTGCATCCGGATTCGGCTGCGGGACGAACTGCTCGGCACGATGCAGGATATTCTGCACCTCCGGCTGGTGCTCCTCGAGGTTGCGGCCCGGCATACGGAGACGATCATGCCCGGGTTCACGCACCTCCAGTACGCCCAGCCGACGACGCTGGCGCACCACCTCCTCGCCTACGAGCAGGCGTTCTCCCGGGATTTCGACCGGCTCCGGGGCGCCTTTGAGCGGGTTGACGCTTCCCCGCTCGGTTCGGCCGCATTCGCCTCGACCGGGTTTCCGATCGACCGGGAGTACACGGCGTGCCTGCTCGGGTTCCCGAAGCTCGCGACGAACACCATGGACGCGGTCTCTGCCCGGGACTTTGCGCTCGAGGCGATGAGCGACGCGTCCATCTGCATGACGACGGCGAGCAGGCTCTGCGAGGAGCTGATTGTCTGGAGCACGGCATTTGCACGGTTCATTCAGCTCGACGACCCTTACTGCTCGTCAAGCTCCATCATGCCGCAGAAGAAGAACCCGGACACGGCCGAGATCATGCGGGCGAAAGCCGGTTCGGTGGCGGGGGAGCTCGTCGCCGCCCTGACGATCGTCAAGGGGCTCCCGATGAGCTACAACCGCGACCTGCAGGAGCTGACCCCGCACCTCTGGCGGGCCGTGGAGGCGACCCGGCAGAGCCTGCCGCTCCTTGCAGGGATGATCGAATCTGCGGCCTTCAACGTCGAACGGATGTATGATGAGGCCGGAGGGGGCTTTTCGACCGCGACCGAGCTTGCAGATACCCTGGTTCGGGAGTTCGATCTCCCCTTCCGGACGGCGCACCGCATCGTTGGGCGGGCGGTCAGGCACGGTTCGCTCGACCTTGCAACCCTTGAGGCGGCGGCGGTGGAGGCCGCCGGGCTCTCGCTCGTCGAGCGGGGCCTGACAGAAGAGCGGGTCGGCGCGATCCTCGACGCACGGCACGGCGTCGGCGTCCGAAACGCGCCGGGCGGCCCCTCTCCCGAAGCGACGGCTGCGGCCGTTCTTGAGCGGAAGCTGACCTACGGCGCGGATGCCGCCTGGGCTCTGGCTGCTGAGACCGCCATAGCGAGCGCAAAAGAAAATCTGGTACACGAAGCACGGAGGCTGATAGCATAA
- a CDS encoding FumA C-terminus/TtdB family hydratase beta subunit — MNLSTPLGDEVLSLRAGDRVTLSGTIYTARDEAHLRMLEEGIPFDPKGAVIYHCGPVVQDNRIVVAGPTTSARMNALTGFVLDAGVRALIGKGGMSGEVAQELRGRAVYLAFTGGCAALAAARMRLAGVYFEDLGMAEAVWVIEVDELPLTVGIDAHGGDLFEAVRTKAKTQFNREFNNESGYVP; from the coding sequence ATGAACCTCTCAACGCCGCTCGGCGACGAGGTTCTCTCGCTCCGGGCAGGCGACCGGGTGACGCTCTCGGGGACGATCTACACCGCCCGCGACGAGGCGCACCTCCGAATGCTGGAGGAGGGGATCCCCTTCGATCCGAAAGGGGCCGTGATCTACCACTGCGGCCCCGTCGTCCAGGATAACCGGATTGTCGTCGCCGGCCCGACCACCTCCGCCCGGATGAACGCGCTCACCGGGTTTGTCCTCGACGCCGGTGTCCGCGCCCTCATCGGGAAGGGAGGGATGAGCGGGGAGGTCGCCCAGGAGCTCCGCGGCCGCGCCGTCTACCTCGCGTTCACCGGAGGATGCGCAGCGCTCGCCGCCGCCCGTATGCGCCTTGCCGGCGTCTACTTTGAAGATCTCGGCATGGCGGAGGCGGTCTGGGTCATCGAAGTCGACGAGCTGCCCCTGACCGTCGGGATAGACGCTCACGGCGGAGATCTCTTTGAAGCAGTGAGAACCAAAGCGAAAACACAATTTAACCGCGAATTCAATAACGAATCAGGATATGTCCCATGA
- a CDS encoding 4Fe-4S dicluster domain-containing protein: MKLVIDESRCKGCNLCVLVCPYSIFQEGKTPNRRGIVVPTLDRPERCTNCRLQHLYGRMLCGVCSMICPDQAIHWEEEKPFEPHRVEVEF, encoded by the coding sequence ATGAAGCTCGTCATCGATGAAAGCCGCTGCAAAGGCTGCAATCTCTGCGTTCTGGTCTGTCCGTACTCCATATTCCAGGAGGGGAAAACGCCGAACCGCCGGGGGATCGTCGTCCCCACCCTCGATCGCCCGGAGCGGTGTACGAACTGCCGGCTCCAGCATCTCTACGGCCGGATGCTCTGCGGAGTCTGCAGCATGATCTGCCCGGATCAGGCGATACACTGGGAAGAAGAGAAACCGTTCGAGCCGCACCGAGTGGAGGTCGAGTTTTGA
- a CDS encoding ABC transporter permease, translating to MKIRLHSRARRGVLTAASIAGAIILWQVVAEFVVDNRIILPSFTDVLFAFLSPSVLGSLPNDLATSLLHFGVGLGAALLIGIPLGVGMGWFRTMDALADPIIEVLRPIPPLAWIPFAIIWFGLTTQAAGFVIFVGAFFPILIGAYTGLRGVPKTFVEAGKVLGCDTDLELIRHIALPAALPSIVSGIRVAMGVGWMCLVAAEIFGVSRFGIGHKLWVSYSLQNMPNVVVYMLILGFLGIVIDRLFRAYTDRRLLRWRTGEVV from the coding sequence ATGAAGATCAGATTGCATTCAAGAGCCCGACGGGGAGTCCTGACAGCCGCATCCATCGCAGGCGCCATCATACTCTGGCAGGTCGTGGCGGAGTTCGTCGTCGACAACCGGATCATCCTCCCGAGTTTTACCGATGTCCTCTTTGCATTCCTCTCGCCGTCGGTGCTGGGGTCGCTCCCAAACGACCTTGCAACGAGCCTGCTCCACTTCGGCGTCGGTCTCGGAGCGGCGCTCCTGATCGGCATCCCGCTCGGGGTCGGCATGGGATGGTTCCGCACAATGGATGCCCTCGCGGATCCGATCATCGAGGTCCTGCGCCCCATACCGCCGCTCGCCTGGATACCGTTCGCCATCATCTGGTTCGGCCTCACAACCCAGGCGGCGGGCTTCGTCATCTTCGTCGGCGCATTCTTCCCGATCCTGATCGGCGCCTACACGGGTCTGCGGGGCGTCCCGAAGACCTTCGTGGAGGCGGGAAAGGTGCTCGGGTGCGACACAGACCTCGAGCTGATCCGCCACATCGCCCTCCCGGCAGCCCTGCCTTCGATCGTATCCGGGATCCGGGTTGCCATGGGCGTCGGGTGGATGTGCCTCGTCGCCGCCGAGATCTTCGGGGTCAGCAGGTTCGGCATCGGCCACAAACTCTGGGTCTCCTATTCGCTCCAGAATATGCCGAACGTCGTCGTCTACATGCTCATCCTCGGTTTCCTCGGCATCGTCATCGACCGACTCTTCCGGGCATACACGGATCGCCGGCTGCTCCGGTGGCGGACCGGAGAGGTGGTGTAA
- the gatD gene encoding Glu-tRNA(Gln) amidotransferase subunit GatD, which yields MTEDITSGDRVRCTHGGVSMTGTYITDRDGMAVVKLDTGYNIGISPAEVQFVERPAPRAAATPVVIQNPDLPELSIISTGGTIASRVDYRTGAVTSQFSASDILRAIPELGDLAIYRSRQLASILSENMRPSIWQELARSIHAEIESGVDGVIVTHGTDTMAYSAAAVSFMVRSPVPIVFVGSQRSADRPSSDNAMNALCSAAVATGDLGEVAVVMHASTSDDRCAVHRATKVRKMHTSRRDAFASLGTAPVGYVDYPSLEVTLSPEAVRRGTHELELADELEERCGLLHFVPGMPPAILDAYEGYAGLVLSGTGLGHVRTEWIPRLSDLIAGGTTVVMTSQCLHGRVCDRVYDTGRDLLAIGVIEGEDMLPEAALVKLMWVLAREDDPARIRDLMQTSLRGEICRGSR from the coding sequence ATAACCGAAGATATCACGAGCGGAGATCGGGTCAGGTGCACCCACGGGGGTGTATCGATGACCGGGACATACATCACGGATCGCGACGGGATGGCCGTCGTCAAACTCGATACCGGTTACAACATCGGCATCTCCCCCGCGGAGGTGCAGTTCGTCGAGCGGCCGGCGCCCCGGGCGGCAGCGACGCCGGTCGTTATCCAGAACCCGGATCTTCCGGAGCTCTCCATCATCTCGACCGGCGGGACGATCGCAAGCAGGGTCGACTACCGGACAGGTGCGGTGACGAGCCAGTTCTCGGCATCCGATATCCTCCGGGCGATCCCGGAACTCGGCGACCTCGCCATCTATCGCTCACGGCAGCTTGCAAGTATCCTCTCCGAGAATATGCGCCCCTCGATCTGGCAGGAGCTCGCGAGGAGCATCCACGCCGAGATCGAGAGCGGGGTCGACGGCGTCATCGTCACCCACGGCACCGATACGATGGCCTACTCGGCGGCGGCGGTGAGCTTTATGGTCCGAAGCCCGGTGCCGATCGTCTTTGTCGGGTCGCAGCGGTCCGCCGACCGGCCGAGCAGCGATAACGCGATGAACGCTCTCTGCAGCGCCGCGGTGGCGACTGGCGACCTCGGCGAGGTGGCCGTGGTGATGCATGCGTCCACGAGCGACGACCGCTGCGCCGTGCACCGGGCGACGAAAGTCCGGAAGATGCACACCTCCCGACGCGACGCCTTTGCAAGCCTCGGGACGGCTCCCGTCGGTTACGTCGACTACCCGTCGCTCGAGGTGACGCTCTCGCCGGAGGCCGTCCGGCGGGGGACGCATGAGCTCGAGCTTGCCGATGAGCTCGAGGAGCGCTGCGGGCTTCTCCACTTCGTTCCCGGCATGCCGCCCGCGATCCTCGACGCCTATGAGGGGTATGCCGGCCTCGTCCTCTCGGGGACGGGTCTCGGCCACGTCAGGACCGAGTGGATACCCCGTCTCTCTGACCTCATCGCCGGCGGAACGACCGTCGTGATGACCTCCCAGTGCCTCCACGGCAGGGTCTGCGACCGGGTCTACGACACCGGCCGCGATCTCCTCGCGATCGGCGTCATCGAGGGCGAGGATATGCTCCCCGAAGCGGCGCTTGTGAAGTTGATGTGGGTGCTCGCCCGCGAGGACGACCCCGCACGGATACGAGACCTGATGCAGACGAGCCTTCGCGGCGAGATCTGCAGGGGGTCGCGATAA
- a CDS encoding DUF5350 domain-containing protein, translating to MGKTGTTIWAQVKGVKGQIRLVPASEGEVKKPGPNQRYKAQSCITKLSRQQSQDARGGRGGAPTVDVRVRRNMQRSKVSVLGTKQKSR from the coding sequence ATGGGAAAGACAGGAACCACAATATGGGCGCAGGTAAAAGGCGTCAAGGGACAGATCCGGCTCGTCCCCGCAAGTGAAGGCGAAGTGAAAAAGCCGGGCCCGAACCAGCGCTACAAAGCGCAGTCGTGCATCACGAAGCTCAGCCGCCAGCAGAGCCAGGACGCTCGCGGCGGTCGCGGCGGTGCCCCGACGGTGGACGTGCGCGTTCGCCGGAACATGCAGCGGTCGAAGGTCTCGGTGCTGGGCACCAAGCAGAAGTCGAGATAA
- a CDS encoding 50S ribosomal protein L16: protein MVRKPAKMYRNLAKKAYTRREYMGGVPGSKIVQFDMGNLREEFPIELSIEVMETCQIRHTALEAARISINRKLTKDVGRMNFHMKLRTYPHHVLRENKQATGAGADRVSEGMRLAFGKAVGTAARVERNQKIFSVWTTQQYVEKAKAAIRNGTYKLPSPARIVIEERPVAQ, encoded by the coding sequence ATGGTACGTAAACCGGCAAAAATGTACAGGAATCTCGCAAAGAAGGCATATACGCGAAGAGAATATATGGGCGGGGTACCGGGCAGCAAGATCGTGCAGTTTGACATGGGCAATCTTCGGGAAGAGTTTCCGATAGAACTCTCCATCGAGGTCATGGAAACCTGCCAGATCCGCCACACTGCCCTTGAGGCAGCCCGTATCAGCATTAACCGTAAGCTCACCAAGGATGTCGGCAGGATGAACTTCCACATGAAGCTTCGGACCTACCCCCACCACGTGCTCCGCGAGAACAAACAGGCGACCGGCGCCGGTGCTGACCGTGTCTCTGAAGGCATGCGGCTCGCGTTCGGCAAGGCCGTCGGTACCGCAGCACGCGTGGAGAGGAACCAGAAGATCTTCTCGGTCTGGACGACCCAGCAGTACGTGGAGAAGGCAAAGGCCGCCATCAGAAACGGCACGTACAAGCTCCCCTCACCTGCACGCATCGTCATCGAAGAGCGCCCCGTCGCCCAATAA
- a CDS encoding ABC transporter ATP-binding protein: MGRLVISNLSKAFAKEHESITALREVNLEIRDDELVCFVGPSGCGKTTLLRIIAGLETATTGSVTLDGQEITGPDPKRGMVFQEYSLFPWRTVIDNIAFGLEMQGVPKAERRRIAGEYLTLVGLDRFRDHYPFELSGGMRQRVAIARALANDPDVLLMDEPFGALDAQTRNRMQKELLSIWQQTKKTIIFVTHSVDEAVYLSDRIVVLSGRPGTVREIIDLPWPRPRDRTSTEFAEIRRHVLELINESEEFQ; encoded by the coding sequence ATGGGACGGCTCGTCATCAGCAATCTCTCCAAGGCATTTGCCAAAGAGCACGAATCCATCACCGCGCTCCGCGAGGTCAACCTCGAGATCCGCGACGACGAACTCGTCTGCTTCGTCGGCCCCTCGGGCTGCGGCAAGACGACGCTGCTTCGTATCATCGCGGGCCTCGAAACCGCGACGACAGGGAGTGTCACCCTGGACGGGCAGGAGATCACCGGCCCCGACCCGAAGCGCGGGATGGTCTTTCAGGAGTACTCGCTCTTCCCCTGGCGAACGGTGATCGACAACATCGCGTTCGGCCTCGAGATGCAGGGCGTCCCGAAGGCGGAACGGCGCCGGATCGCCGGGGAGTATCTCACCCTCGTCGGCCTCGACCGGTTCCGCGACCACTATCCCTTCGAGCTCTCGGGGGGGATGCGGCAGCGGGTGGCGATAGCCCGGGCGCTCGCGAACGACCCGGACGTCCTCCTCATGGACGAACCGTTCGGTGCGCTCGATGCCCAGACCCGGAACAGGATGCAGAAAGAACTTCTCTCCATCTGGCAGCAGACGAAAAAGACGATCATCTTCGTCACCCACAGCGTCGATGAGGCGGTCTACCTCTCCGACCGGATTGTCGTCCTCTCCGGCCGCCCCGGGACGGTCAGAGAGATTATCGATCTCCCCTGGCCGCGGCCGAGGGATCGGACGAGCACCGAGTTCGCGGAGATCCGGCGCCACGTGCTCGAGCTAATAAACGAGAGTGAAGAATTCCAGTAA